From Amycolatopsis sp. cg9, one genomic window encodes:
- the uca gene encoding urea carboxylase has product MRLLVANRGEIAVRILRSAGELGLETVAVYSDADRLSPHVRLAGRAVRLGPAPAAESYLRAGAIVQAALDTSCDAIHPGYGFLSEDAAFARACEDAGIAFAGPAPEHLEVFGSKHTAREAAIAAGVPLLAGTGLLSDVDEALARAEDIGYPVMLKATGGGGGIGMRACASPDDLRAAWDTVRSVAAKSFASSGVFLERLVTRARHVEVQVFGDGFGEVMALGTRDCSLQRRNQKVVEECPAPDLPGTVRKQLVESAVALCSSVRYRSAGTVEYVYDPERGEAAFLEVNTRLQVEHPVTEAVYGVDLVAWMLRLAQGDRAMFRATPVARGHAVEARVYAEDPNAGHRPSSGLVTRAEFPAGTRVDTWVEPGTTVTTHYDPLLAKVICTGTDRADALANLRAALGGTRVDGVRTNLGQLRAAAADAAFGSAAHDTSTLDGIADGEPQIDVVRGGTMTTVQDWPGRTGFWHVGVPPSGPMDDLSLRLGNLALGNPEGAPGLECTVDGVTLRFSHATQVCVTGAPTTVFVDGAEVPLWTPVEVPAGATLDVRACTAGLRSYVLVRGGVDVPAFLGSAATFTLGKFGGHGGRALAAGDVLQPGPAPADPVVGPVADRPDFTARWTIGALEGPHAAPEFFTPDDVDTFYATDWQVHFNSARTGVRLVGPRPEWARPDGGEAGLHPSNIHDTPYAIGAVDYTGDLPILLGPDGPSLGGFVCPATVATGERWKLGQLRPGDTVRFVPIGTDHAAALRTRPASAVEPSRPARDDGGVLARLSVPDGEPAVTYRRSGDDNLLVEYGEMKLDLALRMRVHALAERLAAEGVPGIVDLTPGIRSLQVHVDPDALPVGKALGLVRELERDLPPTHDLVVPSRSVRLPLSWDDPATREAIERYMTGVRDDAPWCPWNIEFIRRVNGLSTVDDVYRAVFDAEYLVLGLGDVYLGAPVATPLDPRHRLVTTKYNPARTWTAENSVGIGGAYLCIYGMEGPGGYQFVGRTTQVWNSWHGGEQPWNLRFFDRISWYPVSAEELLDLRAQSASGQLGLDTTDGTFALADYQKFLADNADSISAFRATQAAAFEAERRAWAAAGEFDPKPEPVTRPPARVEAPPGGHVVEAPFAATVWRVDVAAGERVENAQSLVTLEAMKTEARIPAPASGEVVEVLVSPGDQVAPGTPLVVLG; this is encoded by the coding sequence GTGAGGCTGCTCGTCGCCAACCGCGGCGAGATCGCGGTCCGGATCCTCCGCAGCGCCGGGGAACTGGGTCTCGAAACGGTCGCGGTGTACTCCGACGCCGACCGCCTGTCCCCGCACGTGCGGCTCGCCGGCCGGGCCGTGCGGCTCGGCCCGGCTCCCGCCGCGGAAAGCTACCTGCGGGCCGGCGCCATCGTCCAGGCCGCCCTCGACACCAGCTGCGACGCGATCCACCCCGGCTACGGCTTCCTCTCGGAGGACGCGGCGTTCGCGCGAGCTTGCGAAGACGCCGGGATCGCGTTCGCCGGCCCGGCACCGGAGCACCTGGAGGTGTTCGGCAGCAAGCACACCGCGCGCGAGGCGGCCATCGCGGCGGGCGTGCCGCTGCTGGCCGGCACCGGCCTGCTGTCCGATGTGGACGAAGCACTGGCGCGGGCGGAGGACATCGGCTACCCGGTGATGCTCAAGGCGACCGGCGGCGGGGGCGGCATCGGCATGCGCGCCTGCGCCTCCCCCGACGACCTGCGGGCCGCCTGGGACACCGTGCGCAGCGTCGCGGCGAAGAGTTTCGCCAGCTCCGGCGTCTTCCTGGAACGGCTGGTGACCCGCGCGCGGCACGTCGAGGTCCAGGTGTTCGGCGACGGCTTCGGCGAGGTCATGGCGCTGGGCACCCGGGACTGCTCGCTGCAGCGGCGCAACCAGAAGGTCGTCGAGGAGTGCCCGGCACCGGACCTGCCCGGCACCGTCCGGAAGCAGCTCGTCGAGTCGGCCGTGGCGCTGTGCTCGTCGGTCCGGTACCGCTCGGCGGGCACCGTCGAGTACGTCTACGACCCCGAACGCGGCGAAGCGGCGTTCCTCGAGGTCAACACCCGGCTGCAGGTCGAGCACCCGGTCACCGAGGCGGTCTACGGCGTCGACCTGGTCGCCTGGATGCTGCGGCTCGCCCAAGGCGATCGCGCGATGTTCCGCGCGACGCCGGTCGCGCGCGGCCACGCCGTCGAAGCCCGCGTGTACGCCGAAGACCCGAACGCCGGGCACCGGCCCAGCTCCGGGCTCGTCACGCGGGCGGAGTTCCCGGCCGGCACCCGGGTGGACACCTGGGTGGAGCCGGGGACCACCGTCACCACGCACTACGACCCGTTGCTGGCCAAGGTGATCTGCACCGGCACCGACCGGGCGGACGCGCTGGCGAACCTCCGGGCCGCGCTCGGCGGCACCCGCGTCGACGGGGTCCGGACCAACCTCGGGCAGCTGCGCGCGGCGGCCGCCGACGCGGCGTTCGGCTCGGCCGCCCACGACACGTCCACTTTGGACGGCATCGCGGACGGTGAACCGCAGATCGACGTCGTGCGCGGCGGGACGATGACGACCGTGCAGGACTGGCCGGGCCGCACCGGCTTCTGGCACGTCGGGGTACCGCCGAGCGGCCCGATGGACGACCTTTCCCTGCGACTGGGCAACCTCGCCCTCGGCAACCCCGAGGGCGCGCCCGGCCTGGAGTGCACAGTGGACGGTGTAACGCTGCGGTTCTCCCACGCCACGCAGGTGTGCGTCACCGGCGCGCCGACGACGGTCTTCGTCGACGGCGCGGAGGTGCCGCTGTGGACCCCGGTCGAAGTACCCGCCGGAGCCACGCTCGACGTCCGCGCGTGCACCGCCGGGTTGCGCAGCTACGTGCTCGTCCGTGGCGGCGTCGACGTCCCGGCGTTCCTCGGCAGCGCGGCGACGTTCACCCTGGGCAAGTTCGGCGGGCACGGCGGCCGCGCGCTGGCCGCGGGGGACGTCCTGCAGCCCGGCCCGGCGCCCGCGGACCCCGTCGTGGGCCCGGTCGCGGACCGGCCGGACTTCACCGCCCGCTGGACGATCGGCGCGCTCGAAGGACCGCACGCGGCGCCGGAGTTCTTCACCCCGGACGACGTCGACACCTTCTACGCCACCGACTGGCAGGTGCACTTCAACTCCGCCCGCACCGGCGTCCGCCTGGTCGGGCCGCGGCCGGAGTGGGCGCGGCCGGACGGCGGCGAGGCGGGCCTGCACCCGTCGAACATCCACGACACGCCGTACGCGATCGGCGCCGTGGACTACACCGGCGACCTGCCGATCCTGCTCGGCCCGGACGGGCCCAGCCTGGGCGGGTTCGTCTGCCCGGCGACGGTCGCCACCGGCGAGCGGTGGAAGCTCGGGCAGCTGCGGCCGGGCGACACCGTGCGGTTCGTGCCGATCGGCACCGACCACGCGGCGGCGCTGCGGACGCGGCCCGCGTCGGCGGTCGAGCCGAGCCGGCCCGCCCGCGACGACGGCGGCGTCCTCGCGCGGCTGTCCGTTCCGGACGGTGAGCCGGCGGTCACCTACCGCCGCAGCGGCGACGACAACCTGCTCGTCGAATACGGCGAGATGAAGCTCGACCTGGCGCTGCGGATGCGGGTGCACGCGCTCGCGGAACGGCTCGCGGCCGAGGGCGTGCCGGGGATCGTGGACCTGACCCCGGGCATCCGGTCGCTGCAGGTGCACGTCGACCCCGACGCGCTGCCGGTCGGCAAGGCGCTCGGGCTGGTGCGCGAGCTGGAACGGGACCTGCCGCCGACGCACGACCTCGTGGTGCCCAGCCGCAGCGTCCGGCTGCCGCTGTCGTGGGACGACCCGGCCACGCGCGAGGCGATCGAGCGGTACATGACCGGCGTGCGCGACGACGCGCCGTGGTGCCCGTGGAACATCGAGTTCATCCGGCGCGTCAACGGCCTGTCCACTGTGGACGACGTGTACCGCGCGGTGTTCGACGCCGAATACCTCGTGCTGGGCCTCGGCGACGTCTACCTCGGCGCGCCGGTCGCGACACCGCTCGACCCACGCCACCGCCTGGTCACGACGAAGTACAACCCGGCGCGGACGTGGACGGCGGAGAACTCCGTCGGCATCGGCGGCGCGTACCTCTGCATCTACGGCATGGAGGGGCCGGGCGGCTACCAGTTCGTCGGCCGGACGACGCAGGTCTGGAACAGCTGGCACGGCGGGGAGCAGCCGTGGAACCTGCGGTTCTTCGACCGGATCTCCTGGTACCCGGTGTCGGCCGAGGAACTCCTCGACCTGCGCGCGCAAAGCGCGTCCGGGCAGCTGGGACTCGACACCACCGACGGCACGTTCGCACTCGCCGACTACCAGAAGTTCCTGGCGGACAACGCCGACAGCATCTCGGCGTTCCGGGCGACGCAGGCGGCCGCGTTCGAGGCGGAACGGCGGGCGTGGGCCGCGGCGGGCGAGTTCGACCCGAAACCGGAGCCGGTCACCCGGCCCCCGGCGCGGGTCGAGGCACCCCCGGGCGGGCACGTGGTGGAGGCGCCCTTCGCGGCGACCGTGTGGCGGGTCGACGTCGCCGCGGGCGAGCGGGTCGAGAACGCGCAGTCGCTGGTGACGCTGGAAGCGATGAAGACGGAGGCGCGGATCCCCGCGCCGGCGAGCGGTGAGGTGGTCGAAGTGCTGGTTTCCCCCGGCGACCAGGTGGCGCCCGGAACGCCGCTGGTGGTGCTCGGATGA
- a CDS encoding urea amidolyase associated protein UAAP2: protein MSTAYQSQLELTFDVPARAPFSTVLKRGSELTIIDLGGNQAVDFLCYDANDTAKRYSAAATIAAQGNIFLTTGSVLRTQEGAPLLTVVADTCGRHDTLGGACSKESNSLRYGQHTRYQHACVENFLSEGAKWGLGKRDLVSNVNWYMNVPVEEDGTLGIVDGISAPGLEVRLRAETDVLVLVSNCPQINNPCNGFDPTPVRMVVTSAGGDE, encoded by the coding sequence ATGAGCACGGCCTACCAGTCGCAGCTGGAGCTGACCTTCGACGTCCCGGCGCGCGCCCCGTTCTCGACCGTGCTCAAGCGCGGCAGCGAGCTGACGATCATCGACCTCGGCGGCAACCAGGCCGTCGACTTCCTCTGCTACGACGCGAACGACACCGCGAAGCGCTACAGCGCGGCCGCGACGATAGCAGCGCAGGGCAACATCTTCCTCACCACGGGCAGCGTGCTACGCACCCAGGAAGGCGCCCCGCTGCTGACCGTCGTCGCCGACACCTGCGGCCGCCACGACACGCTCGGCGGCGCGTGCAGCAAGGAGTCCAACAGCCTCCGCTACGGCCAGCACACCCGGTACCAGCACGCGTGCGTCGAGAACTTCCTCAGCGAAGGCGCCAAGTGGGGGCTGGGCAAGCGCGACCTGGTCAGCAACGTCAACTGGTACATGAACGTGCCGGTCGAAGAAGACGGCACGCTCGGCATCGTCGACGGCATTTCCGCGCCGGGCCTGGAAGTCCGGCTGCGCGCGGAGACCGACGTGCTCGTCCTCGTCTCGAACTGCCCGCAGATCAACAACCCCTGCAACGGGTTCGACCCGACGCCGGTGCGCATGGTCGTCACCTCGGCCGGGGGTGACGAGTGA
- a CDS encoding urea amidolyase associated protein UAAP1, which produces MSTTATTYGARDHARAQAGTVVETMPSIPASTWPAVPPGVAPEALTWAETVAGGGYTHKVLARGTRLRLTDVEGGACAHVLLFNADQPWERLNVADTVKVQWNAYLGEKVALLSDQGRVLATIVSDASGRHDALCGTSTVDGNTERYGDGAPQGPSPAGLPLFTLAAAKHGLGPRDLPPSLSFFQGVRVQPDGALEFTGSAGAGKSVDLRIEIPSIVLVTNVPHPVDPRPDYTATNLEVLAWRDTPSTPDSPEWTHSPEAQRAFENTADYLTARGIA; this is translated from the coding sequence ATGAGCACCACCGCCACCACCTACGGCGCCCGGGACCACGCCCGGGCCCAGGCCGGCACCGTGGTCGAAACGATGCCGTCGATCCCGGCGAGCACCTGGCCGGCCGTCCCGCCCGGGGTGGCGCCCGAGGCGCTGACCTGGGCGGAGACCGTCGCCGGGGGCGGGTACACGCACAAGGTGCTGGCCCGGGGTACGCGGCTGCGGCTGACCGACGTCGAGGGCGGCGCCTGCGCGCACGTGCTGCTGTTCAACGCCGACCAGCCGTGGGAACGGCTGAACGTCGCCGACACGGTGAAGGTGCAGTGGAACGCCTACCTCGGCGAGAAGGTGGCGCTGCTGTCCGACCAGGGCCGCGTGCTCGCCACGATCGTCTCGGACGCCAGCGGGCGCCACGACGCCCTGTGCGGGACGTCCACTGTGGACGGCAACACCGAGCGCTACGGCGACGGTGCCCCGCAGGGCCCCTCCCCCGCCGGGCTGCCGCTGTTCACCCTGGCCGCGGCGAAGCACGGGCTGGGACCGCGTGATCTGCCGCCGAGCCTGTCGTTCTTCCAGGGCGTGCGCGTCCAGCCGGACGGCGCGCTGGAGTTCACCGGCTCCGCGGGCGCCGGGAAGTCCGTCGACCTGCGGATCGAGATCCCGTCGATCGTACTGGTCACCAACGTGCCGCACCCGGTGGACCCGCGCCCGGACTACACCGCGACGAACCTCGAAGTCCTCGCCTGGCGCGACACTCCGTCCACCCCGGACAGTCCGGAGTGGACTCACAGCCCCGAAGCCCAGCGTGCCTTCGAGAACACCGCCGACTACCTGACCGCACGGGGGATCGCATGA
- a CDS encoding amino acid permease → MPPDDLATFGYRQELRRSLGGFSAFAAGFSFVSILTTVFQLFGFGYTFGGPLFFWTWPVVLGGQLLVALTFAELAARFPLAGSVYQWAKQVSKGFLGWLAGWMMLLGCVVALAAAAIALQVVLPSVWDGFQLVGGDPSVTSPSGAANAVVLGTLLLVFTTLVNAGGVRLMARINDVGVAAELLGVVVLVAGLGLFAVRGPQVVAHDAPGTSAGIGGVLASALMAAYVLYGFDTAASVAEETKDARRAAPRAVLRAVLVSGIGGLAVVLTALMAAPSLTDGQLAGRGLPYVITAVFGDTLGRVFLADVAIAVVVCTLTIQTGTVRLVFAMARDGALPAATRLSSVNPRTGTPVAPALVSGALAIALLLLNVGNPTLFSTITGTSVVVVYLAYLLVTGPLLVARLRGRFPAEPGRFSLGRWGVPLNGAAVLYGIAMSVNIAWPRAEIYDVAGSGAPWMLLFPLEFVGGALVIGWLCWLRLRPAPALEPAI, encoded by the coding sequence ATGCCGCCCGACGATCTCGCCACCTTCGGTTACCGCCAAGAGCTCCGCCGGTCGCTGGGCGGGTTCTCCGCCTTCGCCGCCGGGTTCTCGTTCGTCTCCATCCTCACGACGGTCTTCCAGCTCTTCGGGTTCGGCTACACCTTCGGCGGCCCGCTCTTCTTCTGGACGTGGCCGGTCGTCCTCGGCGGCCAGCTGCTCGTGGCGCTCACCTTCGCCGAGCTCGCCGCGCGCTTCCCGCTCGCCGGCTCCGTGTACCAATGGGCGAAGCAGGTCTCGAAGGGATTCCTCGGGTGGCTCGCCGGCTGGATGATGCTGCTCGGCTGCGTCGTCGCGCTCGCCGCCGCGGCGATCGCGCTGCAGGTGGTGCTGCCGTCGGTGTGGGACGGCTTCCAGCTCGTCGGCGGCGACCCCTCGGTGACGTCGCCGTCGGGCGCGGCCAACGCCGTGGTCCTCGGCACGCTCCTGCTCGTCTTCACCACGCTCGTCAACGCCGGCGGTGTCCGGCTGATGGCCCGGATCAACGACGTCGGTGTCGCGGCCGAGCTGCTCGGCGTCGTGGTCCTCGTCGCCGGGCTGGGCCTGTTCGCCGTCCGCGGCCCGCAGGTGGTCGCGCACGACGCCCCCGGCACCAGCGCCGGGATCGGCGGTGTCCTCGCTTCGGCGCTCATGGCCGCGTACGTGCTCTACGGCTTCGACACCGCCGCGTCGGTCGCGGAGGAGACGAAGGACGCGCGAAGGGCGGCGCCGCGCGCGGTGCTGCGGGCCGTGCTCGTGTCCGGGATCGGCGGGCTGGCCGTGGTGCTCACCGCGCTGATGGCCGCGCCGAGCCTCACCGACGGCCAGCTCGCCGGCCGCGGCCTGCCGTACGTGATCACCGCCGTCTTCGGCGACACCCTCGGCCGCGTCTTCCTCGCCGACGTCGCCATCGCCGTCGTGGTCTGCACGCTCACCATCCAGACCGGCACCGTCCGGCTGGTCTTCGCGATGGCCCGCGACGGCGCGCTCCCCGCCGCCACCCGACTTTCGTCGGTGAATCCCCGCACGGGGACGCCGGTCGCGCCCGCGCTCGTCTCCGGGGCGCTGGCCATCGCCCTGCTGCTGCTCAACGTCGGCAACCCGACGCTCTTCAGCACGATCACCGGGACGTCGGTGGTGGTCGTCTACCTGGCGTACCTGCTGGTCACCGGGCCGCTGCTGGTCGCCAGGCTGCGGGGGCGGTTCCCCGCGGAGCCCGGCCGGTTCTCGCTGGGACGCTGGGGTGTCCCGCTGAACGGGGCAGCCGTGCTCTACGGGATCGCCATGAGCGTGAACATCGCCTGGCCGCGCGCGGAGATCTACGACGTCGCCGGTTCGGGCGCCCCCTGGATGCTGCTGTTCCCGCTAGAGTTCGTCGGCGGCGCGCTGGTGATCGGCTGGCTCTGCTGGCTGCGGCTGCGCCCCGCTCCCGCCCTCGAACCCGCGATCTGA
- a CDS encoding TetR/AcrR family transcriptional regulator: MVKGAGVGRPRASGAAANRPDARQAVLDAAGELFTGAGYAATTTRAIAERAGLRQASLYYHFPAKEDILAALLAETVRPSLDLASRLVGAAGPAAVRLWALAYADIGLLGGARHNLGALYLLPEVGSANLARFRAERADLKAAYGRLVAASGVAPESVAIRTDLVFGLVESIAVVRRDDPDLDVEAHVREGADGVVRLVGTAEPSEDLRAEAHTLLATLAS; this comes from the coding sequence GTGGTCAAAGGCGCGGGAGTCGGCAGGCCGAGGGCGAGCGGAGCGGCGGCGAACCGCCCGGACGCGCGCCAGGCGGTGCTCGACGCGGCGGGAGAGCTGTTCACCGGAGCCGGTTACGCGGCGACGACGACCCGCGCGATCGCGGAGCGCGCGGGCCTGCGCCAGGCGTCGCTCTACTACCACTTCCCGGCGAAGGAAGACATCCTCGCGGCGTTGCTGGCGGAAACGGTCCGGCCTTCGCTGGATTTGGCTTCCCGTCTGGTCGGTGCCGCGGGCCCGGCGGCGGTGCGGCTGTGGGCGCTGGCGTACGCGGACATCGGCCTGCTCGGCGGGGCCCGCCACAACTTGGGCGCGTTGTACTTGCTGCCGGAGGTGGGCTCGGCGAACCTGGCCCGCTTCCGCGCGGAGCGAGCGGACCTGAAGGCGGCGTACGGCCGTCTGGTGGCGGCTTCGGGGGTGGCGCCGGAGTCGGTGGCGATCCGGACGGACCTGGTGTTCGGGCTGGTGGAGAGCATCGCGGTGGTCCGCAGGGACGACCCGGACCTCGACGTCGAGGCCCACGTCCGCGAAGGGGCGGACGGGGTGGTGCGGCTGGTCGGGACGGCGGAGCCGTCGGAGGACCTGCGGGCCGAGGCCCACACCCTGCTGGCCACCCTCGCGAGCTGA
- a CDS encoding HRDC domain-containing protein, producing the protein MEIESTGGPVLLREPAEGTPPVITEPSALAEACARLAAGTGAVAVDTERASGYRYWPKAYLVQLRREGSGTVLIDPIALADDLQPLRDVLNDLEWVLHAASQDLPCLAELDLHPAALFDTELAGRLAGYERVALGTLVELLLGYTLEKGHSAADWSKRPLPVDWLNYAALDVELLIQLREKLEAELGAQGKLEWARQEFENVRTAPPPPPRAEPWRRTSGVHKIRNPRGLAAVRELWQARDELARKRDRAPSRILPDSAIINAVTADPKTVEDLQALPVFSGRVQRKYTASWLRHLQAARALPASELPSPAQPTDGPPPVNRWADKDPDAAARLSAARAALTAIAEDRRLPVENLLLPDLVRRTCWRPPAETDEDSVADVLRAGGARPWQVDLTATALSKALQATAS; encoded by the coding sequence ATGGAGATCGAGTCCACGGGCGGCCCTGTGCTGCTACGCGAACCCGCCGAGGGCACGCCCCCGGTGATCACCGAACCGTCCGCGCTGGCCGAGGCCTGCGCGAGACTCGCCGCGGGCACCGGCGCGGTCGCCGTCGACACCGAACGCGCGTCCGGCTACCGGTACTGGCCCAAGGCCTACCTCGTGCAGCTGCGCCGTGAGGGTTCCGGCACGGTGCTGATCGACCCGATCGCGCTGGCCGACGACCTCCAGCCGCTGCGCGACGTCCTCAACGACCTGGAATGGGTGCTGCACGCGGCCTCCCAGGACCTCCCCTGCCTCGCCGAGCTGGACCTGCACCCGGCGGCGCTGTTCGACACCGAGCTGGCCGGCCGGCTGGCGGGCTACGAACGCGTGGCGCTGGGGACGCTCGTCGAGCTGCTGCTCGGCTACACCCTCGAAAAGGGGCACAGCGCGGCGGACTGGTCGAAGCGGCCGCTGCCGGTCGACTGGCTCAACTACGCGGCCCTCGACGTCGAGCTGCTCATCCAGCTGCGCGAAAAGCTGGAGGCGGAGCTGGGCGCCCAGGGCAAGCTGGAGTGGGCGCGGCAGGAGTTCGAAAACGTCCGGACGGCCCCGCCGCCGCCCCCGCGGGCCGAGCCGTGGCGCCGGACGTCCGGTGTCCACAAGATCCGCAACCCCCGCGGCCTGGCGGCGGTCCGCGAGCTGTGGCAGGCGCGCGACGAGCTCGCCCGCAAACGCGACCGCGCACCGAGCCGCATCCTGCCGGACAGCGCGATCATCAACGCGGTGACGGCCGACCCGAAGACGGTCGAGGACCTCCAGGCGCTCCCGGTCTTCAGCGGCCGGGTCCAGCGCAAGTACACGGCGAGCTGGCTGCGCCACCTGCAGGCGGCCCGCGCCCTCCCGGCGTCGGAGCTGCCGTCGCCCGCGCAGCCGACGGACGGCCCGCCCCCGGTCAACCGCTGGGCCGACAAGGACCCGGACGCGGCGGCCCGGCTGTCGGCGGCCCGCGCGGCGCTGACGGCGATCGCGGAGGACCGCCGGCTCCCGGTGGAGAACCTGCTGCTGCCGGACCTGGTGCGCCGCACGTGCTGGCGGCCGCCGGCGGAGACGGACGAGGACTCGGTGGCGGACGTCCTGCGCGCGGGCGGCGCCCGGCCGTGGCAGGTCGACCTGACGGCGACGGCGCTGAGCAAGGCCCTGCAGGCAACGGCTTCCTGA